A region of Polyangiaceae bacterium DNA encodes the following proteins:
- a CDS encoding pre-peptidase C-terminal domain-containing protein, translating into MTSKTRTSLALLIASAGWLTTVTACGGDDGGGSSSTGGSGGSGGIGGGPIGGAGGVGGGVGGAGGTTGGAGGTGGAGGTGGAKPDGNDTKETATQTKIGTDPQNDSVAGALDPAATDQDWYKFDGKAGQALQIITAAKTGTDKFDPTYVDLVITMYDSTGKKIAEQDDPNPRTSNDPFLMTVLPADGTYYVRVVECTAWEKGGASNCAPVAKITKKNYSMYITEIKFTDQGEVKEVEPNENETQATPLTYKKNPNQAGSYYLTTVMGTFGSATDVDAYGFTVPTDITVASGSRLNGSLYTQEGGVDGNGSTTSPSEIWIAEKAAPTVVLAKVDFSKKDTKSSQGQSIDVPLIAGKEYVAFYKRAASPTGSNDFYFDLSGFGAGNPVEKNESANDTLGTAEALTVATSQPGSYFIEGDITSTTDVDHFSANVPSTAWETVSVACGAERSGSGLRNFTVALLKEDGSAVTGGSIVETATQDAVLSQLTTPTGQSKLIVKLSASSKDANIQGTYYRCGIHYRAKTQ; encoded by the coding sequence ATGACTTCGAAGACCAGGACCTCTCTTGCACTTCTGATCGCCAGCGCGGGCTGGCTCACGACCGTGACCGCCTGCGGCGGTGACGACGGCGGCGGCAGCTCCAGCACCGGCGGCAGCGGCGGCTCGGGCGGCATCGGCGGCGGGCCCATCGGCGGCGCGGGCGGCGTCGGCGGTGGCGTCGGCGGCGCCGGAGGGACCACCGGCGGCGCGGGCGGCACCGGCGGCGCGGGCGGCACGGGCGGCGCGAAGCCCGACGGCAACGACACCAAGGAGACGGCGACGCAGACCAAGATCGGCACCGATCCGCAGAACGACTCGGTAGCGGGCGCGCTCGATCCGGCCGCCACGGATCAGGACTGGTACAAGTTCGACGGCAAGGCGGGCCAGGCTCTGCAAATCATCACCGCCGCCAAGACCGGCACGGACAAGTTCGACCCGACCTACGTCGATCTCGTGATCACGATGTACGACTCGACGGGCAAGAAGATCGCCGAGCAGGACGATCCGAACCCGCGCACCAGCAACGACCCGTTCCTGATGACCGTGCTGCCGGCGGACGGCACCTACTACGTGCGCGTGGTCGAGTGCACCGCTTGGGAGAAGGGCGGGGCGTCGAACTGCGCGCCCGTCGCCAAGATCACCAAGAAGAACTACAGCATGTACATCACGGAGATCAAATTCACCGACCAGGGCGAGGTGAAAGAGGTCGAGCCGAACGAGAACGAGACTCAGGCCACTCCGCTCACCTACAAGAAGAACCCCAACCAGGCCGGCAGCTACTACCTGACGACCGTGATGGGGACCTTCGGCAGCGCGACGGACGTGGACGCCTACGGCTTCACCGTGCCGACGGACATCACCGTCGCCAGCGGCAGCCGCCTGAACGGCAGCCTCTACACCCAGGAGGGCGGCGTGGACGGCAACGGCTCCACGACCTCGCCGAGCGAGATCTGGATCGCGGAGAAGGCCGCGCCGACCGTGGTCCTGGCCAAGGTGGACTTCTCCAAGAAGGACACCAAGTCGAGCCAGGGCCAGAGCATCGACGTGCCGCTGATCGCGGGCAAGGAGTACGTCGCGTTCTACAAGCGCGCGGCGAGCCCGACCGGCAGCAACGACTTCTACTTCGACCTGTCGGGCTTCGGCGCGGGCAACCCCGTCGAGAAGAACGAGTCGGCGAACGACACGCTGGGCACGGCGGAGGCCCTCACCGTAGCCACCTCGCAGCCCGGCAGCTACTTCATCGAGGGCGACATCACCAGCACCACGGACGTCGATCACTTCTCGGCGAACGTGCCGTCGACGGCCTGGGAGACGGTGTCGGTGGCGTGCGGCGCGGAGCGCTCGGGCTCGGGCCTGCGCAACTTCACCGTGGCCCTGCTGAAGGAGGACGGCTCCGCGGTCACCGGCGGCTCGATCGTGGAGACCGCGACGCAGGACGCGGTCCTGAGCCAGCTCACTACCCCGACGGGCCAGTCGAAGCTGATCGTGAAGCTCAGCGCCTCGAGCAAGGACGCCAACATCCAAGGTACCTATTACCGCTGCGGCATCCACTACCGCGCCAAGACTCAGTGA
- the pyrE gene encoding orotate phosphoribosyltransferase: MIDEGKRQRLVALLRERSFEKKKVILASGRESDFFIDCKQSVLTAEGHALVGELMFQALAELPECDAVGGVELGGCPLASAVSLVSFQAGRPLPALYVRKERKDHGSAKLVEGDKSLRPGLRVALLEDVITTGGSSLKAVQALEAVGAKVIGILAVVDREEGGAETIRQAGLPLFSLSAKRDFMG, translated from the coding sequence GTGATCGACGAGGGCAAGCGTCAGCGGCTCGTGGCGCTGCTCCGCGAGCGCAGCTTCGAAAAGAAGAAGGTCATCCTCGCCTCCGGTCGCGAGAGCGACTTCTTCATCGACTGCAAGCAGAGCGTGCTCACCGCCGAGGGCCACGCGCTCGTGGGTGAGCTGATGTTCCAAGCCCTGGCGGAGCTCCCCGAGTGCGACGCCGTCGGCGGAGTCGAGCTCGGCGGCTGCCCCTTGGCGAGCGCGGTCAGCCTGGTGAGCTTCCAGGCGGGTCGGCCGCTGCCTGCGCTCTACGTGCGCAAGGAGCGCAAGGACCACGGCAGCGCCAAGCTGGTCGAGGGCGACAAGTCGCTCCGCCCCGGGCTGCGGGTCGCCCTGCTCGAGGACGTGATCACCACCGGCGGCTCGAGCCTGAAGGCCGTGCAGGCGCTCGAGGCGGTGGGGGCGAAGGTGATCGGCATCCTCGCCGTCGTCGACCGAGAAGAGGGCGGCGCGGAGACGATTCGGCAAGCCGGCCTCCCCCTCTTCAGCCTCAGCGCCAAGCGCGACTTCATGGGCTGA
- a CDS encoding polymer-forming cytoskeletal protein, translating to MAAATIIGQGTAVRGNVRGAGSIEIRGRVEGDVQVDGDVAIGEDGAVNGSVSGAQILVAGQVAGDLTGSEAVMLERGARVVGDLVAPRIGIADGALVRGSVRTEGEPTAPRRAAVVPTRRVGESFSGVKAKPALTATPKPATAPAAAKPAPAPPPAQVSVPIAAADPPAGPPAPVVPALGKGVRGKKKAKRS from the coding sequence ATGGCGGCAGCAACCATCATCGGGCAGGGCACTGCGGTCCGCGGCAACGTCCGCGGCGCCGGTTCCATCGAGATCCGTGGCCGGGTCGAGGGCGACGTCCAGGTGGACGGCGACGTGGCCATCGGCGAAGACGGCGCCGTGAACGGCAGCGTCAGCGGCGCGCAGATCCTGGTGGCCGGCCAGGTCGCCGGCGACCTGACCGGCAGCGAAGCCGTGATGCTGGAGCGCGGCGCCCGCGTCGTCGGCGATCTTGTCGCGCCGCGCATCGGCATCGCCGATGGCGCGCTCGTGCGCGGCAGCGTGCGCACGGAGGGCGAGCCCACCGCGCCGCGCCGCGCTGCGGTGGTGCCCACGCGACGGGTCGGCGAGAGCTTCAGCGGCGTGAAGGCGAAGCCCGCGTTGACCGCGACCCCCAAGCCGGCGACGGCGCCCGCGGCCGCGAAGCCCGCACCGGCGCCCCCGCCAGCGCAGGTCTCGGTCCCGATCGCGGCGGCGGATCCGCCCGCGGGACCGCCCGCGCCGGTCGTGCCCGCGCTGGGCAAGGGCGTTCGAGGGAAGAAGAAGGCGAAGCGCTCGTGA
- a CDS encoding polymer-forming cytoskeletal protein, whose protein sequence is MAGTVIGEGLTIEGELTGDDEVVVHGTVRGTLTTTDAVSVGSAGVVEADLTASSVTIAGQVTGNVSAQERVDIQAGGRLVGDVKSARFTIADGASFKGSVDMDV, encoded by the coding sequence ATGGCGGGAACGGTGATTGGAGAGGGGCTCACCATCGAAGGCGAGCTCACGGGGGACGACGAGGTCGTCGTCCACGGCACGGTGCGCGGTACGCTGACCACGACGGACGCAGTCTCCGTGGGCTCGGCCGGCGTCGTCGAGGCCGACCTCACGGCGAGCTCGGTGACCATCGCCGGGCAGGTCACGGGCAACGTCTCCGCGCAGGAGCGCGTCGACATCCAGGCCGGCGGTCGTCTGGTGGGCGACGTGAAGTCGGCGCGCTTCACCATCGCGGACGGTGCCTCGTTCAAGGGCAGCGTCGACATGGACGTGTGA
- a CDS encoding polymer-forming cytoskeletal protein, translating into MARHTSDTSVIGARSQLTGRVSGSGGLRVEGTLSGDVAVSGPVEIGSGGSVDGDVSGAALEVTGRLRGDVSCQGPIIVRSGAEVRGDLKGSSVTIEPGSRVDVRLDTDFTLELEGRR; encoded by the coding sequence ATGGCGCGGCACACCTCGGACACCAGCGTGATCGGCGCTCGCTCCCAGCTCACCGGGAGGGTCTCCGGCAGCGGCGGCCTTCGCGTCGAGGGCACGCTGAGCGGTGACGTCGCGGTCTCCGGGCCGGTCGAGATCGGCTCGGGCGGCAGCGTGGACGGCGACGTGAGCGGCGCCGCGCTCGAAGTAACAGGCCGCCTGCGCGGCGACGTGAGCTGCCAGGGCCCGATCATCGTGCGCTCCGGCGCGGAGGTGCGCGGGGACCTCAAGGGCTCGAGCGTGACCATCGAGCCGGGCTCGCGAGTCGACGTTCGGCTCGACACGGACTTCACTCTGGAACTCGAAGGGCGGCGCTGA
- a CDS encoding RNA methyltransferase — MRRESEGVFAPSAPALPWGPEWSAEQVIELLEPLVLEARRARLGEVIAGRLDSVTLLMDAPHDPHNGAAILRSADAFGVSCVHVVPRHEEFLVSGGVAKGTERWVDVTRHASPDEAVTALRDRGFELVATHPQGELRPEDLARLPRLCLVLGNEHDGISQALASAASRSVRIPMRGFVESLNVSVSAAILLAAATAGRPGDLDASRQRELYARGLYATVNRAGEILAARR, encoded by the coding sequence ATGCGCCGCGAGTCCGAAGGCGTCTTCGCGCCGAGCGCCCCAGCCCTGCCCTGGGGCCCCGAGTGGAGCGCGGAGCAGGTGATCGAGCTGCTCGAGCCGTTGGTGCTCGAGGCGCGGCGAGCGCGGCTCGGGGAGGTCATCGCTGGACGGCTCGACAGCGTCACCCTGCTGATGGACGCGCCGCACGACCCCCACAACGGCGCCGCCATCCTGCGCTCCGCCGATGCCTTCGGCGTCTCTTGCGTGCACGTCGTCCCGCGCCACGAGGAGTTCCTGGTCTCCGGCGGCGTGGCCAAGGGCACCGAGCGCTGGGTGGACGTGACGCGGCACGCCAGCCCGGACGAGGCCGTCACCGCCCTCCGAGATCGGGGCTTCGAGCTCGTCGCGACGCACCCGCAGGGCGAGCTCCGCCCGGAGGACCTCGCGAGGTTGCCGCGTTTGTGCCTGGTGCTCGGCAACGAGCACGACGGCATCTCGCAGGCGCTCGCCAGCGCTGCGAGCCGCTCCGTGCGCATCCCGATGCGGGGCTTCGTGGAGAGCCTGAACGTGAGCGTGTCCGCGGCCATCCTGCTGGCGGCCGCCACGGCCGGACGGCCCGGAGACCTGGACGCTTCGCGGCAGCGCGAGCTCTACGCCCGCGGGCTCTACGCCACGGTGAACCGCGCGGGAGAGATCCTGGCGGCGCGGCGCTGA
- the aroF gene encoding 3-deoxy-7-phosphoheptulonate synthase, producing the protein MLIVMSSNATPDQVRGVCDRIRELGFTPNEIPGAVRVAIGITGNKGAVDPALFNRLPGVQEAVAVSKPWKLVSREVKPDDTVIDVGGVKIGGGALVVMAGPCSVESREQVLSTARHVREQGARILRGGAFKPRTSPYDFQGLREEGLALLAEARRATGMPVITEVKDTETLKVVAEHADILQIGARNMQNFSLLEAVGALGKPVMLKRGIASTVNEWLMAAEYIVSRGNYQVMLCERGIRTYETLTRNTLDLGVLPLLRAITHLPIVVDPSHGTGVAKAVAPMARAAAATGVDGVIVEVHPNPSKALSDGPQALTFDMFTEMMSDVRKVAAALGQPLG; encoded by the coding sequence ATGCTGATCGTGATGAGCTCGAACGCCACGCCGGACCAGGTCCGCGGCGTCTGCGACCGCATCCGCGAGCTGGGCTTCACGCCCAACGAGATCCCGGGCGCGGTGCGGGTCGCCATCGGCATCACCGGCAACAAGGGCGCGGTGGATCCGGCGCTGTTCAACCGGCTGCCGGGCGTGCAGGAAGCCGTCGCCGTCAGCAAGCCGTGGAAGCTGGTGAGCCGCGAGGTCAAGCCCGACGACACGGTGATCGACGTCGGCGGCGTGAAGATCGGCGGCGGCGCTCTCGTGGTGATGGCGGGGCCGTGCTCGGTGGAGAGTCGCGAGCAAGTGCTCTCGACCGCCCGGCACGTGCGCGAGCAGGGCGCCCGCATCCTGCGCGGCGGCGCGTTCAAGCCCCGCACCAGCCCTTACGACTTCCAAGGCCTGCGCGAAGAAGGGCTCGCGCTCCTCGCCGAGGCGCGACGAGCCACCGGCATGCCGGTGATCACGGAGGTGAAGGACACCGAGACGCTGAAGGTCGTGGCCGAGCACGCCGACATCCTGCAAATCGGCGCGCGCAACATGCAGAACTTCTCGCTGCTCGAGGCCGTGGGCGCTCTGGGCAAGCCGGTCATGCTCAAGCGCGGCATCGCCAGCACGGTGAACGAGTGGCTGATGGCCGCCGAATACATCGTGTCCCGGGGCAACTACCAGGTGATGCTCTGCGAGCGCGGCATTCGCACCTACGAGACGCTGACCCGCAACACGCTCGACCTCGGGGTGTTGCCTCTGCTCCGAGCCATCACCCACCTGCCCATCGTCGTCGATCCGTCGCACGGCACCGGCGTCGCCAAGGCGGTCGCGCCGATGGCGCGCGCCGCCGCCGCCACGGGCGTGGACGGCGTGATCGTCGAGGTCCACCCCAATCCGAGCAAGGCGCTGTCGGACGGGCCCCAGGCCCTGACCTTCGACATGTTCACCGAGATGATGAGCGACGTGCGCAAGGTCGCCGCGGCGCTCGGGCAGCCCCTCGGCTGA
- the trxA gene encoding thioredoxin has protein sequence MASKNVQHFNDVNFDQEVLKADKPVLVDFTATWCGPCKALAPIVDQLADELGENVKVGKLDIDESPVTAGKLGIRGVPTVMVFKNGQRAAQHVGLTTKAKLKELIGV, from the coding sequence ATGGCATCCAAGAACGTCCAACATTTCAACGACGTCAATTTCGACCAAGAAGTCCTGAAAGCCGACAAGCCCGTGCTGGTCGACTTCACGGCGACCTGGTGCGGCCCCTGCAAAGCGCTGGCCCCCATCGTCGATCAGCTCGCCGACGAGCTGGGCGAGAACGTGAAGGTGGGCAAGCTCGACATCGACGAGTCCCCCGTGACCGCTGGCAAGCTCGGCATCCGCGGCGTCCCCACCGTGATGGTGTTCAAGAACGGTCAGCGCGCGGCGCAGCACGTCGGGCTGACGACCAAGGCGAAGCTGAAGGAGCTCATCGGCGTCTGA